A DNA window from Aggregicoccus sp. 17bor-14 contains the following coding sequences:
- a CDS encoding CcoQ/FixQ family Cbb3-type cytochrome c oxidase assembly chaperone, translated as MWKTFYAGMEHVHLPLFSLLLFLAVFFGVVAWVYGLRRPSDFDALAALPLSDTPPSSGASSHEQ; from the coding sequence ATGTGGAAGACCTTCTACGCAGGCATGGAGCACGTGCACCTGCCGCTCTTCAGCCTGCTGCTCTTCCTCGCCGTCTTCTTCGGCGTGGTGGCGTGGGTGTACGGCCTGCGCCGCCCCAGTGACTTCGACGCGCTCGCGGCCCTGCCCCTGAGCGACACGCCCCCCTCTTCTGGAGCCTCCAGCCATGAGCAGTGA
- a CDS encoding cbb3-type cytochrome c oxidase N-terminal domain-containing protein: MSSDAKHASSESGVIHVYDGIEEQDNRLPNWWLAILWGTLVFGLGYWLYYETFGAGVYPREALKADLVQLAKLQAEAAKGPLTDDMLVKLSHDAKVTAAGQAAFQSTCAACHGASGEGLIGPNLTDKFWLHGGKPTDIHHTISGGVVEKGMPAWERTLGAERVKQLAAYVLTLKGKEVAGKAPQGEPES; encoded by the coding sequence ATGAGCAGTGACGCGAAGCACGCGAGCAGCGAGAGCGGTGTCATCCACGTCTACGATGGCATCGAGGAGCAGGACAACCGGCTGCCCAACTGGTGGCTCGCCATCCTCTGGGGCACGCTCGTGTTCGGGCTGGGCTACTGGCTCTACTACGAGACCTTCGGTGCGGGCGTGTACCCGCGCGAGGCGCTGAAGGCGGACCTCGTGCAGCTCGCGAAGCTGCAGGCCGAGGCGGCGAAGGGCCCGCTCACCGATGACATGCTGGTGAAGCTCTCGCACGACGCGAAGGTGACGGCGGCGGGGCAGGCCGCGTTCCAGTCCACCTGCGCCGCCTGCCACGGCGCGAGCGGCGAGGGGCTCATCGGACCGAACCTCACGGACAAGTTCTGGCTGCACGGCGGCAAGCCGACGGACATCCACCACACCATCTCCGGCGGCGTGGTGGAGAAGGGCATGCCCGCATGGGAGCGCACCCTGGGCGCAGAGCGCGTGAAGCAGCTCGCCGCGTACGTGCTCACGCTCAAGGGCAAGGAGGTGGCCGGCAAGGCGCCGCAGGGTGAGCCCGAGTCGTGA